A genomic segment from Nicotiana sylvestris chromosome 1, ASM39365v2, whole genome shotgun sequence encodes:
- the LOC104231270 gene encoding putative lipid-transfer protein DIR1: MPMIGNKVGVLVTVFLGILLLIAELTNGLSLCNMGDDGLTACKPSVTKPNPVEPSASCCEALSGADLQCLCSYRNSLLLPSLGIDPELALALPPKCNLTSPANC, translated from the coding sequence ATGCCTATGATAGGAAACAAAGTGGGAGTATTGGTTACGGTGTTTCTAGGAATACTACTACTTATAGCAGAATTAACAAATGGGTTGAGCTTGTGTAACATGGGCGATGATGGACTCACGGCGTGTAAGCCATCAGTAACAAAGCCAAATCCAGTGGAGCCATCAGCTTCTTGCTGTGAAGCCTTGTCTGGTGCAGATTTGCAGTGCTTGTGTTCTTATAGGAATTCACTCTTATTGCCTTCTCTTGGAATTGATCCAGAACTTGCTTTGGCTCTTCCTCCTAAATGCAATCTCACTTCTCCTGCTAATTGTTAA